The Caldisalinibacter kiritimatiensis DNA window AATTATTAAAGGACTTGAAAAAGGTTGAGTTGGGTTCAGACAATGAAAGTATAGAATTTAAAGATTATACTGATTCACCAACAAGAGTAATTCCAGCAGTAAAGGATGATATGATAATGGAAAAGGAAAAAAATAAAAAGAAGAAAAAAGAAAAAAAACAAAGTAAAAATACACGAACAATTGTTACAGTAGCTGCTGTATTGCTAGCTTTAGCATTAGCGACAGGCATAGGGATGATAGGATATAATTATTTAAAATCTTATATAATAGGTCAAGAAATTGAAGTACCAAACTTAATTAGATTACAAGAAGATATAGCCAGAAAAAAAGCTGAAGATTTAGGCTTAGAGTTTGTAGTTAAATATAGAGAGTTTAATAGTGATTATACAGAAGGGCACATAATAAAACAAACCCCTAAACCAGGTGTTACAAGAAAAGAAGGTTCGCCAATTGAAGTAGTAGTAAGCAAAGGTCAGAGGATGGTAAAGGTACCAGATTTAATAAATAAGTATTCATATGAATTAGATATATTATTAAGTGATGCTGATTTAATTGAAGGCAATACAACTTATAAACACAGTGAAACTATTCCTAGAAACATTGTAATTAGTCAAAATCCTAAACCAGATTCAATGGTACCAGAAGGCAGTAAAGTAGATATAGTAATCAGTAAAGGCCCTGAAATTAACTACATTTTAATGCCAAGTCTTATTGGTAAAGATATTGAAGAAGCTAAAAAAGACATTATAGTTAGAGGGTTTTCTGTTGGTGATATTATATATAAACCTAGTGAAGAATATCAAAAAAATATAGTTATAGAACAAGGTTATCCAGCAGGAAGTGAAGTAGAAGAAAATACACCAATAAATCTAGTTGTAAGTAGTGGACCGAAAGAGAATGAAACTACAACTGAGCAAAATAATGGAAATGAAGAAATGAATCAATCTGAAGAACAAAATGAAAATCAAAATTCGATTGAAGAACAAAAATCAGTACAATTTTTAATAAAATTACCGAAGGAAAAAGATGAAGTAGAAGTAAGAATAATAAAAATAACAGATAATACTAAAGAATTAGTTTACAATAAGAAACATAAAGCAAGTGAGGAAGAGATAATAGTTAACCTTAAGGGTACAAAGGGAACAAAATTTGAAGTGTATATAGATGGAGAATTTAAAGGACAAAAAGAGATATAAAATTTAAGGAGGTCAGTAAATGAACGAAGGAATAATTATAAAAGGAGTTGGTGGTTTTTATTACGTAAAAGCGGAAGATAAAGTTATTGAATGTAGAGCTAGAGGAGTTTTCCGTAAGAATAAAATTACTCCATTGGTAGGAGATAGAGTACAGATTAGAATATCAGATGAAGATAATACAGGATATATTGAAAAAATTTTTGAAAGAAAGAGTGAACTTATTAGACCCCCAGTAGCAAATGTCAATCATGCTCTTTTTGTCTTTGCAGTTAAACATCCAAACCCAAATCTTTGGTTATTAGATAGATTTTTACTTCTTGCTATGAAGCAAAATTTAGATGTGACTATATGCTTTAATAAAATAGATTTAGCAACTGAGGACGAAGTACGAGAGCTTAGCAACATATATATAAAAGCAGGTTACAAAGTCATAACATCTAGTAAGATTACTAGACAAGGTATAAACAAGTTAAAAGAAACACTCAAGGACAAAATCACAGTTTTGGCTGGGCCTTCAGGCGTTGGAAAGTCAACTTTACTTAATAACATACAACCTAACCTACAGCTCAAGACAGGAGAAATAAGCAAAAAGACAAAAAGAGGAAAACATACTACAAGATATGCTGAGTTACTTGAACTGGATTTTGGAGGATGGGTAGTAGATACCCCTGGATTTAGTTCACTAGATATTGATTTTGTTGAAATTGAAGATTTAGATAGCTATTTTAAAGATATATGTAGACATAGTGTTAATTGTAAATTTAATAGTTGCAGACATAATAAAGAGCCTAATTGTGGAGTTAAAGAAGCTGTAGAAAAAGGAGAAATAAGTAGGTCTAGATATGAAAACTATCTGATGTTTTTGGAAGAACTAGAGAAAATTAGGAGGTATTAAAATGGCAAAATTATCACCATCTTTATTGTCGGCGGATTTTGGAAGATTAGCAGAGCAGATTAAGGAAGTTGAAACAGGTGGAGCAGATTTAATACATTTAGATGTAATGGATGGTCATTTTGTACCTAATATAAGTCTTGGAATACCTGTAATAAAAAGCTTACGTAAAGTAACTAAATTACCTTTTGATGTACATTTAATGATTGAAAAACCAGAAAGGTACATAGAAGATTTCGTTAATGCAGGAGCTGATATTATTACAGTTCACCAAGAAGTTTCACCACATCTTCATAGAACTATACAAAATATAAAGAGTTATGACGTAAAAGCGGGAATAGCTATAAACCCATCCACTCCATTAGAAAACATTAAGTATGTTTTAAATGATATAGATATGGTATTAGTTATGACAGTAAATCCGGGTTTTGGAGGTCAAAGTTTGATAAAAGAAATGAAGCATAAAATAATAGAATTAAAAAGAATGATTAAAGATAAAGGTTTAAATGTAGAAATTGAAGTTGATGGTGGTGTAAAGTTAGAAAATGTACGAGAAGTTATTGATTGGGGAGCAGATGTTATAGTTGCAGGTTCTGCTATATTTAAAGCTGAAGATGTAATTAAACAGACTAAGAAGTTTAAGGATTTAATAAATCGATAAAGGAAGACAAAATAAAATTGCAAGGTGATAGAATGAAAGCTCTTATTATATCTAGTGGAAATATTAAAGATACTAAAATATTAGTAGAGTTACACAAGCAAGTAGATTTAACAATTTGTGCAGATGGAGGTTCAGCTTACGCAATTAAAGCAAATATAGAGCCTGATATTGTAATAGGAGATTTAGATTCAATTGACAAAGGCACCTTAAAAGTTATTGAGAATAATAATATAAAAATATTTAAATATCCTACTAAAAAAGATATGACTGATACTGAATTAGCTATTGAATATGCAATTGAAAAAGGGGTAAATGAAATTATTTTTACTGGAGTAACTGGCAATAGATTAGACCATACACTTTCAAATATAATGTTACTTTATAAGCTATTAAAAATAGGTGTAAAGGGAAAAATAATTGATTCAAACAATGAAATTTATATTACGGATAATAGCTTGAATTTGCAAAGGCAAAATGGAACTTATGTTTCAATTATTCCATTGGTAAATGATTTACAAGGAGTTACACTTAAAGGTTTTGAATATGAAACTGAAAATATTGATATTAAAATAGGTTCAACTCTAGGGATTAGTAATGAAATTAAAGACAAAAAAGGGAGCATAAATATAAAAAATGGAGTTGCTTTAGTAATAAAATCCAGAGATTAAGTTAAACTAATTATAAAAATATAAAATAAGCAATTAATAAATGATTGACTAATCAATAAAACAATATTATAATAATCATTAACTAAAATAAGTTGATATGAATAAAGACTATGAAGAGAAGAGTAGATACAGTTAATCAGTCAAAGCGAGTCGGTGATGGTGGAAGGCCGATACTGATACTGTATTGAAGAACATCTCGGAGTCTCTAACCGAAATTCTTATTTAGAAGAGTAGATTTAGACGGAGCCACACCGTTACATGTGGGCAATATTGAATTTTATTTCAGTATTGGTTGAGGTGGTCATTGAATAATGACAATTAGGGTGGTACCGCGAAAAAGCTTTTCGTCCCTACATGTGGATGATTAGCTTTTTTTATTTTACATTTTTTAAGAATAATATAAGGAGGTAGTAAAGGTGACTAATACGCTAATTAAAGATATTTACAGAAATCCAGACAAATACTACGATACAGAAATTCAGGTTTCAGGTTGGGTAAGAACAGTAAGAGCTTCTAAAAAATTTGGATTTATCGAATTGAACGATGGTACTTTTTTTAAAAATCTTCAAATTGTTTTTGAAGAAACACTAGAAAACTTTAAAGAAATATCAAAACTTCCAGTAAGTAGTGCAATTATAGTTAAAGGAATTTTAGTTGAAACACCTAATACAAAACAACCATTTGAAATAAAAGCAAAAGAAGTAATTTTAGATGCAGAATCTAATTCAGATTATCCACTACAAAAGAAAAGACATACATTTGAATATTTAAGAAGTATTGCGCACTTAAGACCTCGTAGTAATACATTTTCTGCTGTATTTAGAGTACGTTCTTTAGCTGCTTATGCAATACATAAATTTTTCCAAGAAAGAGGATTTGTTTATGTTCATACACCTATAATTACTGCTAGTGATGCAGAAGGAGCAGGAGAAATGTTTAGAGTAACAACTCTAGACTTAGAAAACACGCCTAAAACTGATGATGGAAAAGTAGATTATTCAAAGGATTTCTTTGGAAAAGATGCGAACTTGACTGTAAGTGGACAATTAGAAGCTGAGGCATATGCATTAGCATTTAGAAAAGTATATACATTTGGACCTACCTTTAGAGCTGAAAATTCTAATACTAAAAGGCATGCGTCAGAATTCTGGATGGTAGAGCCAGAAATTGCATTTGCAGGCTTAAAAGAAGATATGGAATTAGCAGAAGATATGATGAAATATATAATAAAGTATGTTATGGAAAATGCTCCTGAGGAAATGGAATTTTTCAACAAATTTATCGATAAAGGATTAATTGAAAGGCTAGAAAATATAGTTAATTCAGATTTTGAAAGAATTACTTATACAGAAGCAATGAAAATACTAGAGAAAAATAAAAATAAATTTGAGTACCCAGTTGAATGGGGAGCAGATTTACAGACAGAACATGAGAAATATTTAACAGATAAAGTATTCAAAAAACCAGTTTTTGTAACAGATTATCCAAAGGATATTAAAGCATTCTATATGAGATTAAATGATGATAATAAGACAGTAGCAGCTATGGATTTACTTGCTCCAGGTGTAGGTGAAATTATAGGTGGTAGTCAAAGAGAAGAAAGACTAGATGTGTTAGAAAGAAGAATGAAGGAACTAGAGATGAATGATGAAGATTTATGGTGGTATTTAGAATTAAGAAAATATGGTGGAACTAAGCATGCAGGATTTGGACTTGGTTTTGAAAGAGCTGTGATGTATCTTACTGGAATGGACAACATAAGAGATGTTATACCATTTCCAAGAACACCTAAAAATGTAGAATTTTAAGAAATTAAATGAATATAAACTAGGAAAAGGTAGCTTTAAGTGCTACCTTTTTTTATTTTTAATCTTGAATTAACGCTTATTTAAGTTTTGAATATTATATATTATAGCAGCAGCTAGAGGAGTGATAGGATTGTTTAAATTTCCTTTTAAAAAAAAGAACTTTTTTTTCAGAAAGAGCTATAAGCAGATTTTAGGAATAATATTGGCAGTTATAGGTGTAGTAATAATTATACAAGTTGTTCCATTAACATTTTGGATATTTTTACTAGGAGTATTA harbors:
- the pknB gene encoding Stk1 family PASTA domain-containing Ser/Thr kinase → MIGKVLGNRYEIVEKVGGGGMALVYKAKCRLLNRYVAIKILRPEFTNDEDFIKKFRRESQAAASLSHPNIVNIYDTGVEDNIYYIVMEYIAGKTLKELIREKGKLNPEDTINIATQIAEALNHAHRNHIVHRDIKPHNILVTDDGRIKVTDFGIARAATSSTVTNTGNVIGSVHYFSPEQARGGYTDEKSDIYSLGIVMYEMITGRVPFEGDSPISVALKHVQEDMVPPSVINNTIPKNIEKIIMKAVEKDQTLRYNNAVELLKDLKKVELGSDNESIEFKDYTDSPTRVIPAVKDDMIMEKEKNKKKKKEKKQSKNTRTIVTVAAVLLALALATGIGMIGYNYLKSYIIGQEIEVPNLIRLQEDIARKKAEDLGLEFVVKYREFNSDYTEGHIIKQTPKPGVTRKEGSPIEVVVSKGQRMVKVPDLINKYSYELDILLSDADLIEGNTTYKHSETIPRNIVISQNPKPDSMVPEGSKVDIVISKGPEINYILMPSLIGKDIEEAKKDIIVRGFSVGDIIYKPSEEYQKNIVIEQGYPAGSEVEENTPINLVVSSGPKENETTTEQNNGNEEMNQSEEQNENQNSIEEQKSVQFLIKLPKEKDEVEVRIIKITDNTKELVYNKKHKASEEEIIVNLKGTKGTKFEVYIDGEFKGQKEI
- the rsgA gene encoding ribosome small subunit-dependent GTPase A, with the protein product MNEGIIIKGVGGFYYVKAEDKVIECRARGVFRKNKITPLVGDRVQIRISDEDNTGYIEKIFERKSELIRPPVANVNHALFVFAVKHPNPNLWLLDRFLLLAMKQNLDVTICFNKIDLATEDEVRELSNIYIKAGYKVITSSKITRQGINKLKETLKDKITVLAGPSGVGKSTLLNNIQPNLQLKTGEISKKTKRGKHTTRYAELLELDFGGWVVDTPGFSSLDIDFVEIEDLDSYFKDICRHSVNCKFNSCRHNKEPNCGVKEAVEKGEISRSRYENYLMFLEELEKIRRY
- the rpe gene encoding ribulose-phosphate 3-epimerase, which encodes MAKLSPSLLSADFGRLAEQIKEVETGGADLIHLDVMDGHFVPNISLGIPVIKSLRKVTKLPFDVHLMIEKPERYIEDFVNAGADIITVHQEVSPHLHRTIQNIKSYDVKAGIAINPSTPLENIKYVLNDIDMVLVMTVNPGFGGQSLIKEMKHKIIELKRMIKDKGLNVEIEVDGGVKLENVREVIDWGADVIVAGSAIFKAEDVIKQTKKFKDLINR
- a CDS encoding thiamine diphosphokinase produces the protein MKALIISSGNIKDTKILVELHKQVDLTICADGGSAYAIKANIEPDIVIGDLDSIDKGTLKVIENNNIKIFKYPTKKDMTDTELAIEYAIEKGVNEIIFTGVTGNRLDHTLSNIMLLYKLLKIGVKGKIIDSNNEIYITDNSLNLQRQNGTYVSIIPLVNDLQGVTLKGFEYETENIDIKIGSTLGISNEIKDKKGSINIKNGVALVIKSRD
- the asnS gene encoding asparagine--tRNA ligase; the encoded protein is MTNTLIKDIYRNPDKYYDTEIQVSGWVRTVRASKKFGFIELNDGTFFKNLQIVFEETLENFKEISKLPVSSAIIVKGILVETPNTKQPFEIKAKEVILDAESNSDYPLQKKRHTFEYLRSIAHLRPRSNTFSAVFRVRSLAAYAIHKFFQERGFVYVHTPIITASDAEGAGEMFRVTTLDLENTPKTDDGKVDYSKDFFGKDANLTVSGQLEAEAYALAFRKVYTFGPTFRAENSNTKRHASEFWMVEPEIAFAGLKEDMELAEDMMKYIIKYVMENAPEEMEFFNKFIDKGLIERLENIVNSDFERITYTEAMKILEKNKNKFEYPVEWGADLQTEHEKYLTDKVFKKPVFVTDYPKDIKAFYMRLNDDNKTVAAMDLLAPGVGEIIGGSQREERLDVLERRMKELEMNDEDLWWYLELRKYGGTKHAGFGLGFERAVMYLTGMDNIRDVIPFPRTPKNVEF